A portion of the Pseudomonas synxantha BG33R genome contains these proteins:
- the trhA gene encoding PAQR family membrane homeostasis protein TrhA, translating to MYHGERFNAWSHLLGAVAACIGAVWMLVVASLDGSPWKIVSVAIYGFTLMVLYSASTVYHSVRGRRKEIMQKVDHFSIYLLIAGSYTPFCLVTLRGPWGWTLFGIVWGLAVIGILQEIKPRSEARILSIVIYAVMGWIVLVAVKPLIAALGTAGFIWLASGGVLYTVGIIFFALEDRLRHSHGIWHLFVIGGSLLHFVAIMHYVL from the coding sequence ATGTATCACGGGGAACGGTTCAACGCCTGGAGCCATTTGCTCGGTGCAGTCGCGGCGTGTATTGGCGCCGTGTGGATGTTGGTGGTGGCGAGCCTGGACGGCAGCCCCTGGAAGATCGTCAGCGTGGCGATTTATGGCTTTACCCTGATGGTGCTGTACAGCGCGTCGACCGTGTACCACAGCGTGCGGGGGCGGCGAAAAGAGATCATGCAAAAGGTCGATCACTTTTCGATCTACCTGTTGATCGCCGGCAGCTACACACCGTTCTGCCTGGTGACTCTGCGCGGGCCGTGGGGCTGGACGCTGTTCGGGATTGTGTGGGGGCTGGCGGTGATCGGCATCCTGCAGGAGATCAAGCCGCGCTCGGAGGCGCGGATTCTGTCCATCGTGATCTACGCGGTGATGGGCTGGATCGTACTCGTGGCAGTCAAGCCGCTGATAGCGGCGCTGGGCACGGCAGGGTTTATCTGGTTGGCGTCGGGCGGCGTGTTGTACACCGTGGGCATCATCTTTTTTGCCCTGGAAGATCGCCTGCGCCATTCCCATGGGATCTGGCATTTGTTTGTGATTGGCGGCAGCCTGCTGCATTTTGTGGCGATCATGCATTACGTGCTTTGA
- a CDS encoding transporter substrate-binding domain-containing protein → MKKILLTGCTLGLLLGANVHAAETPLEGTLSKIASAKAITLGYRDASVPFSYIGDNSGKPMGYSVDLASKIVERIQQKIGVSELKVKYNLVTSQTRIPLVQNGTVDLECGSTGVTAERQKQVAFSYGFIYVKGQLLTAKDSGIKGFVDLKGKNVVTTAGTTNERFLKSYNAEHKANMFVISAKDHGEAFKMLETGRAVAFYMDDALLYGERAKAKDPHHWVVVGEEQSREIYSCMVRKDDPQFLAVVNETLGDLYRSGEINGIYQRWFEQPIPPKGLNLEFPMTSELKAIIAKPVSDPVE, encoded by the coding sequence ATGAAAAAGATCCTGTTGACCGGCTGCACCCTGGGGCTTTTGTTGGGGGCAAACGTCCATGCGGCCGAAACGCCTCTGGAGGGCACCTTGAGCAAGATCGCCAGCGCCAAGGCCATCACCCTGGGGTATCGCGATGCGTCGGTGCCGTTTTCTTACATTGGGGATAACAGTGGCAAGCCGATGGGCTACTCGGTGGATCTGGCGAGCAAGATTGTCGAGCGCATCCAGCAGAAAATCGGGGTGAGTGAGCTCAAGGTGAAGTACAACCTGGTGACGTCCCAAACCCGTATCCCGCTGGTGCAGAACGGCACCGTCGATCTGGAATGTGGCTCCACCGGCGTGACCGCCGAGCGGCAGAAGCAGGTAGCATTTTCCTACGGGTTCATCTACGTGAAGGGGCAGTTGCTAACGGCCAAGGACAGCGGGATCAAAGGCTTTGTCGACCTCAAGGGCAAGAACGTGGTGACCACTGCCGGCACCACCAATGAACGCTTTCTCAAAAGTTACAACGCTGAACACAAAGCCAATATGTTCGTGATTAGCGCCAAGGACCATGGCGAGGCTTTCAAGATGCTCGAGACCGGCCGTGCGGTCGCGTTCTATATGGATGATGCGTTGCTTTACGGCGAGCGCGCCAAGGCCAAGGACCCGCACCACTGGGTGGTGGTGGGCGAGGAGCAGTCGCGGGAGATCTACAGCTGCATGGTGCGCAAGGACGACCCGCAGTTTCTCGCCGTGGTCAACGAGACTTTGGGTGATCTGTACCGTTCGGGAGAGATCAACGGGATTTACCAGCGCTGGTTTGAACAGCCGATCCCGCCGAAGGGTCTGAACCTGGAATTCCCGATGACCAGCGAGTTGAAGGCGATCATTGCCAAGCCGGTGAGTGATCCGGTGGAGTGA
- a CDS encoding LysR family transcriptional regulator, translated as MRLRHIEIFQAIRQTGSISAAAQLLHVSQPAVTKVLQHAELQLGFALFPRVRGKLQPTPEALALESEVEKVTESLQGVRRLAKSLRRAPGQSVRIGAIPALALSLLPPAILEWKREYPDMACELSSDHSRELVQKLLMREIDLALTLNFSGHPGLTTQVLANGVLVALASKGYWSAAEINQPLPLSELAGAPLIGLSSADPLATKLDSYLENVDPPPRVTLSVQTYSLARAMVESGAGLTVIDPFTALGASTATTCIRTLTPPLPITLYALTRGDEPPPHMLAKLLQIFGSRACELLARL; from the coding sequence ATGCGCTTGCGTCATATCGAAATCTTCCAGGCCATTCGCCAGACTGGCTCGATCAGTGCTGCCGCGCAGTTGCTGCACGTCTCGCAACCAGCGGTGACCAAAGTGTTGCAGCACGCCGAATTGCAGCTGGGCTTTGCGCTGTTTCCGCGGGTGCGCGGCAAATTGCAGCCCACGCCGGAAGCCTTGGCACTGGAAAGCGAAGTCGAGAAAGTCACCGAGAGCTTGCAAGGTGTAAGGCGTCTAGCCAAGAGCCTGCGCCGCGCCCCAGGGCAAAGCGTGCGCATTGGTGCGATTCCGGCGTTGGCCTTGTCGCTGCTGCCTCCGGCGATTCTGGAATGGAAGCGCGAATACCCCGACATGGCTTGCGAGCTGTCCAGCGACCATAGCCGTGAGCTGGTCCAGAAGTTGTTGATGCGCGAAATCGACCTGGCGCTGACCCTCAACTTTTCCGGCCATCCTGGGTTGACCACCCAGGTGCTGGCCAATGGCGTGCTGGTTGCATTGGCGTCCAAGGGCTATTGGTCGGCGGCTGAAATCAACCAGCCATTGCCGCTGAGCGAACTGGCGGGCGCGCCATTGATCGGGCTGTCCAGTGCTGATCCGCTGGCGACCAAGCTGGACAGCTACCTGGAGAACGTCGATCCACCGCCACGCGTGACCCTCTCGGTGCAAACCTATTCCCTGGCCCGGGCGATGGTGGAGTCAGGCGCCGGTTTGACGGTCATTGACCCCTTTACCGCCCTCGGCGCATCGACGGCAACCACCTGCATCCGCACCCTCACGCCACCCCTGCCGATCACCCTCTACGCCCTGACCCGTGGCGATGAACCACCGCCGCATATGCTGGCCAAGCTGCTGCAGATCTTCGGCAGTCGCGCCTGTGAGCTACTGGCACGTCTCTAA
- the mdcH gene encoding malonate decarboxylase subunit epsilon, translating to MSSLMVFPGQGAQRVGMLQALSAEVLEEASDALGEDVRRLDSAQALASTRAVQLCLLIVGVAHAQQLRHTPDYVAGLSIGAYPAAVIAGALDFADALKLVSLRGELMQQAYPQGYGMTALIGPDLSTVEALLADIHSAATPVYLANINADNQTVIAGSNEAMQRVAERIKGNGIAKRLAVSVPSHCALLEAPAKVLAQAFVPLKAPRISYLSSTRARPIHNPEQLRDDLAFNMCRVVDWRGTVQSAYERGVRLQIELPPGAVLTGLSRRVFEQGTVIACEGARLDTLQALLQEEERRHR from the coding sequence ATGAGCAGCCTGATGGTGTTTCCGGGGCAGGGCGCCCAGCGCGTGGGCATGCTCCAGGCGCTATCGGCCGAGGTTCTGGAAGAAGCCAGTGATGCCTTGGGTGAAGATGTTCGTCGGCTCGATTCGGCGCAAGCCTTGGCGAGCACGCGTGCGGTGCAACTGTGCCTGCTGATCGTCGGCGTTGCCCATGCACAGCAGTTGCGCCATACGCCTGACTACGTGGCGGGCCTGTCCATCGGCGCTTACCCGGCCGCCGTCATCGCCGGCGCCCTGGACTTCGCTGATGCGCTGAAACTGGTCAGCCTGCGTGGCGAGCTGATGCAACAGGCTTATCCACAGGGCTACGGCATGACCGCCCTGATCGGCCCCGATTTATCCACGGTTGAAGCCTTGCTGGCAGATATCCACAGCGCTGCAACTCCGGTGTATCTGGCCAATATAAACGCCGACAACCAGACCGTGATCGCCGGCAGCAATGAGGCGATGCAGCGTGTCGCCGAGCGCATCAAAGGCAACGGCATCGCCAAGCGTCTGGCAGTGAGCGTGCCGTCCCACTGTGCGCTGCTGGAAGCGCCGGCCAAGGTGCTTGCCCAAGCGTTCGTGCCACTCAAGGCGCCGCGTATCTCCTACCTGAGCAGCACGCGCGCGCGACCTATCCACAACCCCGAGCAACTGCGCGATGACCTGGCTTTCAATATGTGCCGCGTCGTCGACTGGCGCGGCACCGTGCAAAGCGCCTACGAGCGTGGCGTACGCCTGCAAATCGAACTGCCCCCGGGCGCGGTGCTCACTGGTCTGTCACGTCGCGTGTTCGAACAAGGCACGGTGATCGCCTGCGAAGGCGCACGCCTGGATACCTTGCAGGCCCTGCTGCAAGAGGAGGAACGCCGCCACCGATAA
- the mdcE gene encoding biotin-independent malonate decarboxylase subunit gamma, whose amino-acid sequence MRGLQWFNALSVGATLVEGLPDSLKVADGVLGEQAVRFIAVVPDPNNRFPRARNGEVGLLEGWGLAKAVDEAIVTGDKRPIIAIVDVPSQAYGRREEALGIHQALAAAADSYARARLAGHPVIALLVGKAMSGAFLAHGYQANRLIALRDPGVMVHAMGKASAARVTLRSVEELEALAASVPPMAYDIDSYASLGLLWETLSVSQIEQPTPDDVVRVSDCLVHAINDVAQPDLKGRLGATNRAASSHVRQLLREQW is encoded by the coding sequence ATGAGAGGGTTGCAGTGGTTCAACGCATTGAGCGTCGGCGCGACACTCGTAGAGGGCTTGCCGGACTCATTGAAAGTCGCAGACGGCGTATTGGGTGAACAGGCGGTGCGCTTTATCGCCGTGGTCCCCGACCCCAATAACCGCTTCCCGCGTGCACGCAATGGCGAAGTCGGGTTGCTGGAAGGTTGGGGGCTTGCCAAGGCCGTCGATGAAGCCATCGTGACGGGTGACAAACGCCCCATCATCGCCATCGTCGATGTGCCCAGCCAAGCCTATGGTCGCCGTGAAGAAGCCCTCGGCATTCACCAGGCCCTGGCCGCCGCTGCCGACAGCTACGCTCGCGCACGCCTGGCCGGCCACCCGGTGATTGCACTGCTGGTGGGCAAGGCCATGTCTGGCGCATTCCTGGCCCACGGTTACCAGGCCAATCGCTTGATTGCCCTGCGCGACCCTGGGGTGATGGTGCATGCCATGGGCAAGGCTTCGGCGGCGCGGGTGACGCTGCGCAGCGTCGAAGAATTGGAAGCCCTGGCCGCCAGCGTGCCGCCGATGGCCTATGACATCGACAGCTATGCCAGCCTGGGTTTGCTCTGGGAGACCTTGTCGGTGAGCCAGATTGAACAGCCGACGCCGGACGATGTGGTACGGGTCAGCGATTGCCTGGTGCATGCCATCAACGATGTCGCGCAGCCCGATTTAAAAGGACGTCTCGGTGCGACTAATCGCGCCGCCTCAAGCCACGTACGTCAACTGCTGCGGGAACAATGGTGA
- a CDS encoding LysR substrate-binding domain-containing protein gives MLIDEEFTLKKLEIFLAFMRTGNLARAAAELQTSNVSVHRAIHSLENALRCPLFKHEGRNLTPLESAYVLEERAQKLVADVVDSVRLTREAAGFSAERFKLGSLYSLTVKTVPQLIMGLKIRRSELNIDLILGSNFDLLYKLKNMGVDAILISLDEHANDPDCEQIALFSDDIFLATPADSPLDRNLEIDLADVRDATFITLTQGFATHQDGNRVFKQAGFEPKVAMQVNDIFTLLSMVSSGVGYALLPGRIAAVYENRVKLIPLQPRYQLQQQIGVVFLKAKERDPNLLALLAECRMYANRQA, from the coding sequence ATGCTGATCGACGAAGAGTTCACCCTCAAGAAGCTGGAAATCTTCCTGGCGTTCATGCGCACCGGCAACCTGGCCCGCGCCGCCGCCGAGTTGCAAACCAGCAATGTCAGCGTTCATCGCGCCATCCACTCCCTGGAAAATGCCCTGCGCTGCCCGCTGTTCAAACACGAAGGTCGCAACCTCACCCCGCTGGAAAGCGCCTATGTGCTTGAAGAACGCGCACAAAAACTGGTGGCCGATGTGGTCGACAGCGTACGCCTGACCCGCGAAGCCGCCGGCTTCTCCGCTGAGCGTTTCAAGCTCGGCTCGCTGTATTCGCTGACGGTAAAAACCGTACCGCAACTGATCATGGGCCTGAAGATCCGCCGCAGCGAACTCAACATCGACCTGATCCTCGGCTCCAATTTCGACCTGCTCTACAAACTCAAGAACATGGGAGTCGACGCGATCCTCATCTCCCTCGACGAACACGCCAACGACCCCGACTGTGAGCAGATCGCCCTGTTCAGCGATGACATCTTCCTCGCCACCCCGGCCGATTCGCCTCTGGATCGCAATCTGGAAATCGACCTGGCCGACGTGCGCGACGCCACCTTCATCACCCTCACCCAGGGTTTTGCCACGCACCAGGACGGCAATCGGGTGTTCAAGCAGGCGGGGTTCGAGCCGAAGGTGGCGATGCAGGTGAACGACATCTTCACCCTGCTGAGCATGGTCAGTTCAGGGGTGGGTTATGCCTTGCTGCCGGGGCGGATTGCAGCAGTGTATGAAAACCGCGTGAAGCTGATACCGCTGCAACCCCGGTATCAGTTGCAGCAGCAGATCGGCGTGGTGTTCTTGAAGGCCAAGGAGCGTGACCCGAACCTGCTGGCGTTGTTGGCGGAGTGTCGGATGTATGCCAATCGCCAGGCTTGA
- the madM gene encoding malonate transporter subunit MadM, which translates to MWDLIEKGLEHNGLITAFGFVGVVMWISVVLSKRLTFGRIHGSAIAIVIGLVLAWVGGTLTGGQKGLADLALFSGIGLMGGAMLRDFAIVATAFEVQATEARKAGMIGVIALLLGTILPFIVGASMAWAFGYRDAISMTTIGAGAVTYIVGPVTGAAIGATSDVMALSIATGLIKAILVMVGTPVAARWMGLDNPRSAMVFGGLAGTVSGVTAGLAATDRRLVPYGALTATFHTGLGCLLGPSLLYFIVRGLVG; encoded by the coding sequence ATGTGGGACCTCATTGAAAAAGGCTTGGAACATAACGGCCTGATTACCGCCTTTGGGTTCGTTGGCGTGGTGATGTGGATTTCCGTGGTGCTGTCCAAGCGCCTGACCTTCGGGCGCATTCATGGCTCGGCGATTGCCATTGTTATCGGCCTGGTCCTGGCCTGGGTCGGCGGCACGCTTACGGGTGGGCAAAAGGGCCTGGCGGACCTTGCGCTGTTTTCCGGGATCGGCCTGATGGGCGGTGCGATGTTGCGTGACTTCGCCATCGTCGCCACGGCGTTCGAAGTGCAAGCCACCGAGGCGCGCAAGGCCGGGATGATCGGTGTGATTGCACTGCTGCTGGGCACGATCCTGCCGTTTATTGTTGGCGCGAGCATGGCCTGGGCCTTTGGTTATCGCGATGCGATCAGCATGACCACTATCGGAGCTGGCGCTGTAACCTACATCGTCGGCCCGGTGACCGGCGCGGCGATTGGCGCGACCTCGGATGTGATGGCGCTGTCGATCGCAACGGGGTTGATCAAGGCGATACTGGTGATGGTTGGCACGCCGGTGGCGGCACGCTGGATGGGCCTGGATAACCCGCGTTCGGCGATGGTGTTCGGTGGGTTGGCCGGCACCGTGAGTGGTGTGACGGCGGGCCTGGCGGCGACGGATCGGCGGCTGGTACCGTATGGCGCGCTGACGGCGACGTTCCATACCGGGCTTGGGTGTTTGCTTGGCCCTTCGCTGCTGTACTTCATTGTGCGTGGGTTGGTGGGGTAG
- a CDS encoding D-amino acid dehydrogenase, which produces MARQVCIIGGGVIGLASAYALVRAGHEVTVIDARDTLGSETSFANGGQLSYRYVAPLADAGVPLQAIGWLLRGDSPLKLRPRLDLQQWRWMAAFIGACRGSVNKRNAAHLLRLASLSQGTLQQWRVDDRLDGFDWRRNGKLVTFRNAETFERARANVTDILQQQVLSMADCQRLEPSLAVQGFVGGIYTPSEEVADCHSFCQRLAARLEASGRCTFLLGRKVTGIRHADGAVQAIELGHEVMPVDQLVLAAGHRSAELALPRLSLPLYPLKGYSLSVPIGAQHKAPNVSITDYDRKIVYARIGEQLRIAAMVDIVGFDARLEPKRLALIKRQALETFPLAGDYAHAVEWAGMRPATPTGVPLIGASAYRNLWLNLGHGALGFTLACGSGQLLAELIDQRSPSIDMQGLTPRAA; this is translated from the coding sequence ATGGCCAGGCAGGTTTGCATCATCGGTGGTGGGGTTATCGGCTTGGCCAGTGCTTATGCTTTGGTACGGGCTGGCCATGAGGTAACGGTGATCGACGCCCGCGATACCTTGGGCAGCGAAACCAGTTTCGCCAACGGTGGGCAGCTGTCCTATCGCTATGTTGCGCCATTGGCCGACGCGGGCGTGCCGCTGCAGGCGATTGGGTGGCTGTTGCGCGGCGACTCGCCGCTGAAGCTGCGCCCACGGCTTGACCTCCAGCAATGGCGCTGGATGGCCGCGTTCATCGGTGCCTGCCGGGGCTCGGTGAACAAGCGCAACGCTGCCCACTTGCTGCGGCTGGCGAGCCTGAGTCAAGGCACCTTGCAGCAATGGCGTGTCGATGATCGCCTGGACGGCTTCGACTGGCGGCGCAACGGCAAGCTGGTGACCTTTCGCAATGCCGAGACGTTTGAGCGTGCACGCGCCAACGTCACTGACATCCTGCAGCAGCAGGTCCTGTCGATGGCCGATTGCCAACGCCTGGAACCTTCGTTGGCGGTGCAGGGTTTTGTCGGAGGCATCTATACGCCCAGTGAAGAAGTTGCAGACTGCCATTCCTTTTGCCAACGCCTGGCTGCAAGGTTGGAAGCGTCCGGGCGTTGCACATTTTTGCTGGGGCGCAAGGTTACCGGGATTCGTCACGCCGACGGTGCGGTGCAGGCCATCGAGTTGGGCCATGAAGTGATGCCGGTCGACCAACTGGTATTGGCTGCCGGGCATCGCAGCGCCGAGTTGGCATTGCCGCGCTTGTCCCTGCCGCTGTATCCGCTCAAGGGCTACAGCCTGAGCGTGCCGATCGGCGCGCAGCACAAGGCGCCGAACGTGAGCATCACCGACTATGACCGCAAGATCGTTTACGCGCGCATTGGTGAGCAACTGCGGATCGCGGCCATGGTGGATATTGTCGGCTTTGATGCGCGTCTTGAGCCCAAGCGCCTGGCGTTGATAAAGCGTCAGGCGCTGGAAACGTTTCCTTTGGCCGGTGACTACGCCCATGCGGTCGAGTGGGCCGGTATGCGCCCGGCAACACCGACGGGCGTGCCGTTGATCGGTGCCAGCGCCTACCGCAATTTGTGGTTGAACCTGGGGCATGGCGCACTGGGCTTCACCCTGGCCTGCGGTAGCGGCCAACTGCTGGCCGAGTTGATCGATCAGCGTTCCCCTTCCATTGATATGCAGGGCCTGACGCCCCGCGCCGCTTGA
- the madL gene encoding malonate transporter subunit MadL, with amino-acid sequence MIIYGVALLAICTLAGVIMGDMLGVLLGVKSNVGGVGIAMILLICARLWMQKRGGMTKDCEMGVGFWGAMYIPVVVAMAAQQNVVTALHGGPVAVLAAIGSVVVCGCTIALISRTHKGEPLPPEEPLTLVAGGR; translated from the coding sequence ATGATTATCTACGGTGTGGCATTGCTGGCAATCTGCACGCTTGCAGGCGTGATCATGGGCGACATGCTCGGCGTGTTGCTGGGCGTCAAATCCAACGTAGGCGGCGTGGGGATCGCGATGATCCTGCTGATCTGCGCGCGATTGTGGATGCAAAAGCGCGGCGGCATGACCAAGGACTGCGAGATGGGCGTGGGTTTCTGGGGCGCCATGTACATCCCGGTGGTGGTGGCGATGGCGGCCCAGCAAAACGTAGTAACGGCGCTGCATGGCGGCCCGGTTGCGGTGCTCGCGGCCATTGGTTCGGTCGTGGTGTGTGGTTGCACCATCGCCTTGATCAGCCGCACCCACAAGGGCGAGCCCTTGCCGCCCGAAGAACCGCTGACTCTCGTCGCGGGAGGTCGCTGA
- a CDS encoding malonate decarboxylase subunit delta, which yields METLSFEFPAGQPPKGRALVGCVGSGDLEVLLEPGTAGTLTIQVQTSVNGAQQRWQHLFERIFQEQTPPALKIDIHDFGATPGVVRLRLEQGFEEVGHD from the coding sequence ATGGAAACCTTATCCTTTGAATTCCCTGCCGGGCAGCCGCCAAAAGGCCGTGCGCTGGTGGGGTGTGTCGGTTCCGGCGACCTCGAAGTGCTGCTGGAACCAGGCACCGCCGGCACGCTGACTATCCAGGTGCAGACCTCGGTGAATGGCGCGCAGCAACGTTGGCAGCACCTGTTCGAGCGCATCTTCCAGGAGCAGACACCGCCTGCATTGAAGATTGATATCCACGATTTCGGTGCCACCCCCGGCGTGGTGCGTTTGCGCCTGGAGCAAGGTTTCGAGGAGGTCGGCCATGACTGA
- a CDS encoding malonate decarboxylase holo-ACP synthase, with amino-acid sequence MVNAHDLLWGMMPAHLPAGAPAWARDALSAGHPVVVRRAITEAGQVAVGVRGRLREQRYGAVMPVAAVQRRVAPEDLRQVISPRDLPALRALHQLRPVLAQYHWGVSGSAGFELASGVEALHAMSDLDLILRTPEPLDRNSARALLAKLDTAPCAVDLQLQTPFGAVALREWAAGSHHVLLKTVGGAHLVLDPWQAVA; translated from the coding sequence ATGGTGAACGCCCACGATTTGCTCTGGGGCATGATGCCGGCGCATCTGCCCGCTGGCGCTCCGGCCTGGGCGCGGGACGCGCTGAGCGCCGGTCATCCAGTAGTGGTGCGGCGCGCCATTACCGAAGCGGGTCAAGTGGCGGTTGGCGTACGTGGGCGTCTACGTGAGCAGCGTTATGGGGCGGTGATGCCTGTTGCTGCGGTGCAACGGCGCGTGGCGCCCGAAGACTTGCGCCAGGTGATCTCGCCACGGGATTTACCGGCGCTGCGGGCGCTCCATCAACTGCGGCCAGTGTTGGCGCAGTATCACTGGGGCGTCAGCGGCAGCGCCGGATTTGAATTGGCGAGCGGCGTCGAAGCGTTGCATGCCATGAGTGACCTGGATTTGATCCTGCGCACGCCCGAGCCGCTTGATCGCAACTCGGCGCGTGCATTGCTGGCGAAACTCGACACCGCGCCATGCGCCGTTGACCTGCAATTGCAAACCCCGTTTGGTGCTGTTGCCTTGCGCGAATGGGCCGCAGGCTCACACCACGTACTGCTCAAAACCGTTGGCGGCGCACACCTTGTGCTCGACCCCTGGCAGGCCGTGGCATGA
- a CDS encoding biotin-independent malonate decarboxylase subunit beta, translating into MTELLTKHSFVELGARQRAKALLDAGTYRELIDPFQRVMSPWLSRQGVVPQADDGVVIAKGSVAGLPVVIAAIEGNFQGGSLGEVGGAKIAGALELAAEDNRNGIPTRAVLLLETGGVRLQEANLGLAAIADIHAAIVDLRQYQPVVGVVAGSVGCFGGMSIAAGLCSYLVVTREARLGLNGPQVIEQEAGLQEYDSRDRPFIWSLTGGEQRFNSGLADRYVADDVVQIQQTVSALLQQGAPEQPRSRRADFYLSRLAELDATAQIEPATVRVLYQGERS; encoded by the coding sequence ATGACTGAATTGCTCACCAAGCACAGCTTTGTCGAACTCGGTGCGCGGCAGCGCGCCAAGGCGCTGCTGGATGCTGGCACCTATCGCGAGTTGATCGACCCGTTCCAACGGGTCATGTCGCCGTGGCTCAGCCGTCAGGGCGTAGTGCCCCAGGCGGATGACGGCGTGGTCATCGCCAAAGGCAGCGTCGCTGGTCTACCGGTGGTGATTGCCGCGATCGAAGGTAACTTCCAGGGCGGCAGCCTTGGCGAAGTCGGCGGCGCGAAGATCGCAGGCGCTCTGGAACTGGCCGCCGAAGATAACCGCAACGGCATCCCGACCCGCGCCGTATTGCTGCTGGAAACCGGCGGCGTGCGCTTGCAGGAAGCCAACCTTGGCCTTGCGGCGATTGCCGATATTCACGCTGCGATTGTCGACCTGCGTCAGTACCAGCCGGTGGTCGGTGTGGTGGCGGGCAGTGTCGGTTGTTTCGGTGGTATGTCCATCGCGGCCGGGCTATGCAGTTACCTGGTGGTCACCCGTGAAGCGCGCCTGGGTTTGAATGGCCCGCAGGTCATCGAACAGGAGGCCGGCCTGCAAGAGTACGACTCCCGCGACCGGCCTTTCATCTGGAGCCTTACCGGCGGCGAGCAACGTTTCAACAGTGGCTTGGCCGACCGTTACGTGGCGGACGATGTGGTGCAGATCCAGCAGACCGTGAGCGCGCTGTTGCAACAAGGTGCGCCCGAACAACCCCGCAGCCGGCGCGCTGATTTCTACCTGTCGCGCCTGGCCGAACTCGACGCAACCGCGCAAATCGAACCCGCGACGGTTCGCGTTCTGTATCAGGGAGAACGCTCATGA
- a CDS encoding triphosphoribosyl-dephospho-CoA synthase — MRALKQHELSLADRLADMAVDALIDEADLSPKPALVDRRGNGAHSDLHLGLMHASALSLWPMFKEMAEAALEFGEVGVPLREALGRIGREGEQAMLITTHGVNTHRGAIWALGLLTAAAALQPRAVTLNAAKLALINDRFAPQPLSHGAQVAQRYGARGAREEAQLGFPSVMQRGLPQLHKSRGQNAGEQNARLDALLAIMTELADTCVLYRAGYEGLTTMQQGAQAVLDAGGSATLAGRRQLHALDQQLLALNASPGGAADLLAACLFIDRLDGAL, encoded by the coding sequence ATGCGCGCTCTCAAACAGCATGAACTGAGCCTGGCCGATCGCCTGGCGGATATGGCCGTCGACGCGCTGATCGATGAAGCGGATTTGTCGCCTAAACCCGCCTTGGTAGACCGGCGCGGCAACGGCGCCCACAGCGATTTGCACCTGGGCCTGATGCACGCCTCGGCGCTGTCGTTGTGGCCGATGTTCAAGGAAATGGCCGAGGCCGCCCTTGAATTTGGTGAAGTCGGTGTACCCCTGCGTGAAGCGCTCGGCCGTATTGGCCGTGAAGGCGAGCAAGCGATGCTCATCACCACCCACGGCGTAAATACCCATCGCGGTGCGATCTGGGCCCTTGGTTTGCTCACTGCTGCAGCGGCCCTGCAACCACGTGCCGTTACGCTGAATGCAGCCAAACTGGCGCTGATTAACGATCGCTTTGCGCCGCAACCACTAAGCCATGGCGCACAGGTCGCGCAACGCTACGGCGCACGCGGTGCTCGCGAAGAGGCACAGCTGGGTTTCCCCTCGGTGATGCAACGCGGCCTGCCGCAATTGCATAAAAGCCGCGGGCAAAACGCCGGTGAGCAAAATGCCCGCCTGGATGCCTTGCTCGCGATCATGACCGAGCTGGCCGACACCTGCGTGCTCTACCGCGCTGGCTACGAAGGCTTGACCACCATGCAACAGGGCGCCCAGGCCGTGCTCGATGCCGGTGGCAGTGCAACCCTTGCGGGCCGCCGCCAACTGCACGCCCTGGACCAGCAACTGCTCGCCCTGAATGCCTCCCCTGGCGGCGCTGCTGACTTGCTGGCCGCTTGCCTGTTTATCGACCGCCTCGACGGAGCGTTGTGA